From a single Coriobacteriaceae bacterium genomic region:
- a CDS encoding ATP-binding protein — protein sequence MDVNAETARKLREMGAAELLAALSAQDEAVCAGMAFAERVQMAVDEAHSDFITQKVRNLTRRAGLRYPEADVRSVDFFEGRGLDRVAVAELATCGFVGRGENVVLQGLTGTGKTYLACALAKAACARRVRSCYVRQPDLEDLWRESRDRPGGERKLVRKYGAFGLLVIDEWLLDRPDTEFRSMLLELMELRYGTASTVFCTQFKKKDWHPRLGGGVHADAIMDRIVHNAVWVDMGEANMRQRRG from the coding sequence ATGGACGTCAACGCGGAGACCGCCCGCAAGCTCAGGGAGATGGGGGCGGCCGAGCTGCTCGCCGCCCTCTCCGCCCAGGACGAGGCCGTGTGCGCCGGGATGGCGTTCGCCGAGCGCGTCCAGATGGCGGTGGACGAGGCGCACTCCGACTTCATCACGCAGAAGGTCCGCAACCTGACGAGGAGGGCCGGCCTCAGGTACCCCGAGGCCGACGTCCGCTCGGTCGACTTCTTCGAGGGCCGCGGCCTCGACAGGGTGGCGGTGGCCGAGCTCGCGACCTGCGGGTTCGTCGGGCGCGGCGAGAACGTGGTTCTCCAGGGCCTCACCGGCACGGGCAAGACCTACCTGGCCTGCGCGCTCGCGAAGGCCGCCTGCGCCAGGAGGGTGAGGTCGTGCTACGTCCGCCAGCCCGACCTCGAGGACCTCTGGCGCGAGAGCCGTGACCGGCCCGGCGGCGAGCGCAAGCTCGTCCGCAAGTACGGGGCGTTCGGCCTGCTCGTGATAGACGAGTGGCTGCTCGACAGGCCGGACACCGAGTTCAGGTCGATGCTGCTGGAGCTGATGGAGCTGAGGTACGGCACGGCCTCGACCGTATTCTGCACCCAGTTCAAGAAGAAGGACTGGCACCCGAGGCTCGGCGGCGGGGTGCATGCCGACGCCATCATGGACAGGATCGTGCACAACGCGGTCTGGGTCGACATGGGCGAGGCCAACATGCGGCAGCGCCGCGGATAG